From the genome of Colletotrichum higginsianum IMI 349063 chromosome 4, whole genome shotgun sequence, one region includes:
- a CDS encoding Major facilitator superfamily transporter, which yields MADDEKRPAGPQVTSQSKGKTVTEKNADVTLRLLEQHGDDFGPLTPEMEKKIRRKLYLRVMTLLSAINIMLFVDKSTLGYAAILGLFEETGIRQTEYNNLNTMFYVGYLAFQWPGHYLMQKLPFGKYVAVTIFAWSVIIFLHCVATRYAGLVVMRLALGAAEAVIVPAMEITIGMFFNRHEQSFLQPVLWITCQAAPLVTGFLSYGLLWTTGPVLPWKLLHVVTGGLTLLLAVWVWFDYPSNPAEARFLTLEEKVHVIRRVHRAHQSSIEQKQFKREQFVETMRDPVSWLFALQSFTLMYSNNLNYGQKNLITTSIGIKPLGSTLVAAAGGAFGMACCVVATFALRRWPRNLALHGTVWCLPAVAGGVAMVTIDWGSKIALLGSLILAASTYGVTYIIALGWTTSTAAGYTKKLTRNVMFMLGYSVGNLVSPQIWVAGNGPRFYGAWASMISVSWVGTPLILWVIRFILARRNAERREYIAGLSDDEREGWVEQVGEDGEVVRVKVDMAVLDLTDLQNKQFIYPL from the exons atggccgacgacgagaagaggCCGGCCGGTCCCCAAGTGACGAGCCAGTCCAAGGGCAAGACCGTCACGGAGAAGAACGCCGACGTGACGCTGCGGCTGCTCGAGCAGCATGGCGACGACTTCGGGCCGCTGACTcccgagatggagaagaagatccgCAGGAAGCTCTACCTCCGCGTCATGACTCTGCTGTCTGCCATCAACATCATGCTGTTT gtcgacaagtCCACGCTAGGGTACGCCGCGATCCTGGGGCTGTTCGAAGAGACCGGCATCAGACAGACCGAGTACAACAACCTGAACACCATGTTCTACGTCG GATACCTCGCGTTCCAATGGCCCGGCCACTACCTGATGCAGAAGCTGCCGTTCGGCAAGTacgtcgccgtcaccatcTTCGCGTGGTCCGTCATCATCTTCCTGCACTGCGTCGCGACGCGGTACGCCGGCCTCGTGGTGATGCGCCTCGCGCTcggggccgccgaggccgtcatcgtGCCGGCCATGGAGATCACCATCGGCATGTTCTTCAACCGACACGAGCAGTCCTTCCTGCAGCCCGTCCTCTGGATCACCTGCCAGGCGGCGCCCCTCGTCACGGGGTTCCTCTCGTACGGCCTGCTCTGGACGACGGGGCCCGTCCTGCCGTGGAAGCTGCTGCACGTCGTCACGGGCGGGctgacgctgctgctggccgtcTGGGTGTGGTTCGACTACCCGAGCAacccggccgaggcgcgctTCCTGAcgctcgaggagaaggtgCACGTCATCCGCCGCGTGCACCGGGCGCACCAGAGCTCCATCGAGCAGAAGCAGTTCAAGCGGGAGCAGTTCGTCGAGACCATGAGGGACCCCGTCTCGTGGCTGTTCGCGCTGCAGTCCTTCACCCTCATGTACTCCAACAACCTCAACTACGGGCAGAAGAACCTCATCACGACGTCCATCGGCATCAAGCCGCTCGGGTCGACGctcgtcgcggcggcgggcggcgcctTCGGCATGGCCTGCTGCGTCGTCGCCACGTTCGCGCTGCGCCGGTGGCCGCGGAACCTCGCGCTGCACGGGACGGTGTGGTGCCTCCcggccgtcgcgggcggcgtggcCATGGTGACCATCGACTGGGGCTCCAAGATCGCGCTGCTGGGGTCGCTGATCCTGGCGGCGAGCACGTACGGCGTCACGTACATCATCGCGCTgggctggacgacgtcgacggcggccgggtaCACCAAGAAGCTGACGCGCAACGTCATGTTCATGCTGGGCTACAGCGTCGGCAACCTCGTGTCGCCGCAGATCTGGGTGGCGGGCAACGGGCCGCGCTTCTACGGCGCGTGGGCGTCCATGATCAGCGTCAGCTGGGTCGGCACGCCGCTGATCCTGTGGGTGATTCGCTTCATCCTCGCGCGGCGCAACGCCGAGCGGCGCGAGTACATTGCCGGCCtgagcgacgacgagcgcgAGGGCTGGGTCGAGCaggtgggcgaggacggcgaggtcgtcagGGTCAAGGTCGACATGGCCGTGCTGGACCTGACGGACCTGCAGAACAAGCAGTTCATATATCCTCTGTGA
- a CDS encoding PHB depolymerase family esterase, whose amino-acid sequence MRPSSLLAAAAAGLGSLASAASLQQVTSFGANPSGAKMYIYVPDRLAANPPVIVAIHYCSGTASAYFSNTPYRGYADTYGLIVVYPESPYSGTCWDVSSRASLTHDGGGNSNAIANMVTYTLDKYNGDRSRVFVTGTSSGAMMTNVMAATYPELFAAGIAYSGVPAGCFYTGTVNGWNSTCSQGNSVATQQAWAQTALDMYPGYSGPRPRMQIYHGSADTTLYPRNWNETVKQWAGVFGYGAAPLQTLPGTPGAQYTKYVYGPNLEGIYGTGVGHSVPVMGAEDLKWFGITVGRIYPAWDHCYYGYNHDDEDDAELGSAAGDFDGERGSDRGGMHGGQMGPVRRQRMGRVQRLREPVYLPGREPVVFSVSVSRPWPWPSVLCLFCLFVWFRLPKPEDTGCRGGAVQELGSVFPVDRAERCRRCWELGEGEQWSIVCVVCSLPTLHYLAKVCYEDI is encoded by the exons ATGcgtccctcctccctcctcgccgccgccgccgccggcctcggctcCCTCGCgagcgccgcctccctccaGCAAGTCACCTCGTTCGGCGCCAACCCCTCGGGCGCCAAGATGTACATCTACGTCCCGGACCGCCTCGCCGCGAACCCgcccgtcatcgtcgcgATCCACTACTGCTCGGGGACGGCGAGCGCGTACTTCTCCAACACGCCCTACAGGGGGTACGCCGACACGTACGGGCTGATCGTCGTGTACCCGGAGTCGCCCTACAGCGGCACGTGCTGGGACGTGAGCTCGCGGGCGTCGCTGACgcacgacggcgggggcAACAGCAACGCCATTGCGAACATGGTGACGTACACGCTCGACAAGTACAACGGGGACCGCAGCAGGGTGTTCGTGACGGGGACGTCGTCGGGGGCCATGATGACG AACgtcatggcggcgacgtACCCCGAGCTCTTTGCCGCCGGGATCGCCTACTCGGGCGTGCCGGCGGGCTGTTTCTACACGGGCACCGTCAACGGCTGGAACTCGACGTGCAGCCAGGGCAACTCGGTCGCGACGCAGCAGGCGTGGGCGCAGACGGCGCTCGACATGTACCCGGGGTACTCGGGCCCGCGGCCGCGCATGCAGATCTACCACGGCAGCGCCGACACGACGCTGTACCCGCGCAACTGGAACGAGACCGTCAAGCAGTGGGCGGGGGTGTTCGGGTACGGCGCCGCGCCGCTGCAGACGCTGCCGGGGACGCCGGGCGCGCAGTACACCAAGTATGTGTACGGACCGAACCTGGAGGGGATCTACGGGACGGGGGTCGGGCACAGCGTGCCGGTGATGGGGGCGGAGGACCTAAAGTGGTTCGGGATCACGGTgg GGCGGATCTACCCAGCCTGGGACCACTGCTACTACGGCTAcaaccacgacgacgaggacgacgcagagctcggctccgccgccggcgacttCGACGGCGAGCGCGGCTCCGACCGGGGGGGGATGCACGGTGGCCAGATGGGGCCAgtgcggcggcagcggatGGGGAGGGTGCAGCGTTTGCGCGAGCCCGTATACCTGCCAGGCCGCGAACCAGTGGTATTCTCAGTGTCTGTGAgccggccgtggccgtggccgagtgTGTTGTGTTTGTTCTGTTTGTTTGTCTGGTTCCGGCTGCCGAAGCCGGAGGACACGGGGTGCCGTGGTGGGGCCGTCCAAGAACTCGGGTCCGTGTTTCCGGTTGACCGAGCCGAGCGTTGCCGGAGGTGTTGGGaattgggggagggggagcaaTGGAGCATCGTTTGCGTCGTTTGTTCTTTGCCAACCCTACACTACTTAGCCAAAGTTTGTTACGAGGACATCTAG
- a CDS encoding Multidrug resistance protein fnx1, whose amino-acid sequence MTQRQLREVHDDEKLDDIERAAAASQTERGSTKTTTTTSTDSQTIRSNHDGADDMNLGTAKSGAHPGDATAAAGGDTTAETKEASGDHAPTTVTATAAAAADDDPEAGRTKLETLLIVLSLCAALFLAALDVTIITTAVPTIAEEFNSNIGYIWIGSAYLLANAAFVPTWGKISDIWGRKPVLLSAVGVFWIGSLICGLATSMGMLIGARAIQGIGGGGIIVLVNICISDLFSMRQRGVYFGVMGMVWAVASAVGPVVGGVFTSQVTWRWCFYINLPISGVGIVVLFFVLKLHNPRTPALEGLRAIDWIGTLTIIGGTLMFLFGLEFGGVSHPWTSPTVVCLIVFGIVTIALFAVNEARYARYPVIPMHLFRSWSNAAAFATAFCHAFAFISGSYWLPLYFQGVQGVSSLLSGVYLLPYVLSLSLMSAVAGVLIRKTGNYLYLIIGGMFVATLGFGLFYDLPPDRNFVKIVLYQMVAGLGIGPNFQSPLIALQTSVEPRDIAAATSAFGFVRQMGTSISVVIGGVVFNNEMQKQNPRLRERLGPDLADMLSGSSAASSVGVVANLRGEEGRIARGAYLTSLRTMYIVYVAFAGLGLVMSLFIRQKKLSNKHTEHKTGLKTLRSRTGR is encoded by the exons ATGACACAACGTCAACTGCGCGAGGTCCACGACGACGAAAAACTCGACGATATCGAACGTGCGGCGGCCGCCTCCCAGACCGAACGTGggtcgacgaagacgacgacgacgaccagcaCCGACTCGCAGACCATTCGCAGCAAccatgacggcgccgacgacatGAATCTCGGGACCGCCAAGTCTGGTGCGCATCCCGGCgacgccaccgccgcggcTGGTGGTGACACGACCGCCGAGACAAAAGAGGCGTCCGGGGACCATGCTCCCACCACCGTCACtgccactgccgccgccgccgccgacgacgacccggaGGCCGGCCGCACGAAACTCGAGACCCTGCTCATCGTGCTCTCGCTCTGCGCCGCTCTATTCCTGGCCGCCCTTGAtgtcaccatcatcaccaccgccgtgcccaccatcgccgaggagttCAACAGCAACATCGGCTACATCTGGATCGGCAGCGCCtacctcctcgccaacgccgccttCGTGCCGACCTGGGGCAAGATCTCGGATATCTGGGGCCGGAAGCCCGTGCTGCTgtccgccgtcggcgtctttTGGATCGGCTCGTTGATCTGCGGCTTGGCCACGAGTATGGG AATGTTGATCGGCGCCCGCGCAATCCAGGGtatcggcggcggcggcatcatcgtGCTCGTCAATATCTGCATCAGCGACCTCTTCTCCAtgcgccagcgcggcgtctACTTCGGCGTCATGGGCATGGTCTGggccgtcgcctcggccgtcggccccgttgtcggcggcgtcttcacGAGCCAGGTGACGTGGCGCTGGTGCTTCTACATCAACCTGCCCATCTcgggcgtcggcatcgtcgtgctcttcttcgtcctcaaGCTGCACAACCCGCGCACACcggccctcgagggcctccgCGCCATCGACTGGATCGGCACCctcaccatcatcggcggcaccCTGATGttcctcttcggcctcgagtTCGGCGGCGTGAGCCACCCCTGGACCTCCCCCACCGTCGTCTgcctcatcgtcttcggcatcgtcacaatcgccctcttcgccgtcaacgaggcCAGGTACGCCCGCTACCCCGTCATCCCCATGCACCTGTTCCGCAGCTGgtccaacgccgccgccttcgccaccGCCTTTTGCCACGCCTTCGCCTTCATCTCCGGCAGCTACTGGCTGCCCCTCTACTTCCAGGGCGTCCAGGGCGTCTCGTCCCTTCTGTCGGGCGTCTACCTGCTGCCCTACGtgctctccctctccctcatgtccgccgtcgccggcgtgctGATCCGCAAGACGGGCAACTACCTCtacctcatcatcggcggcatgtTCGTCGCCaccctcggcttcggcctcttCTACGACCTGCCGCCCGACCGCAACTTCGTCAAGATCGTCCTTTACCAGatggtcgccggcctcggcatcggccccAACTTCCAGTCCCCGCTCATCGCCCTGCAGACCTCGGTCGAGCCGcgcgacatcgccgccgccacctcggcctttgGCTTCGTCCGCCAGATGGGCACCTCCAtctccgtcgtcatcggcggcgtcgtcttcaacAACGAGATGCAGAAGCAGAACCCGCGCCTGCGGGAGCGCCTGGGGCcggacctcgccgacatgCTATCCGGCTCGAGCGCCGCGTCGagcgtcggcgtcgtggcgaacctgcgcggcgaggaggggcgCATCGCGCGCGGTGCCTACCTGACGAGCCTGCGGACCATGTACATCGTCTACGTCGCCTTCGCGGGGCTGGGGCTCGTCATGAGTTTGTTCATCAGGCAGAAGAAGCTGAGCAACAAGCACACGGAGCACAAGACGGGGCTCAAGACGCTGCGGAGCCGGACCGGTCGGTGA
- a CDS encoding Folylpolyglutamate synthase: MRPLLLRHTSVTSLSIKHALLFFRPALSPSRLIATMSSSNSSSSPSSSRTYADALALLNTLIPNLKIHALFGSKPKDPEPQDATTTTTTTTTSTTSTNPKPPPADPNLLAIPEMRAWLLRAGLTPDRLSTLSYIHVAGTKGKGSVAALTTSALLSSPSRSVAGRVGTYTSPHLVTPRERIAIDGRPVDQALFAAAFFELWDALSAAPADDALAIPAGSKPFYFRFLTLLALHLFLREGVRSVVLECGIGGEYDATNAVVLPPASSSSSSSSSSGFSPVTAAVVTQLGVDHVAMLGDTPEAIAWHKAGVMKPGVATFTRCLDAQPAVMAVLRARAREIGAELVEVPDDDVRAWSGVPGAKLPGGDFQKRNQALAALAATRHLQVLEARGVDAGAGPGAKTATVPPPPRLRDMSETIVDGLREATLRGRHEVIERAGVSWHLDGAHNADSLAEVARWMAPVVAERRPDADFVLVFNQQERDASALLLGLLREMEAAGVDVRSRLRSAVFTRNDRAGDAENADVAVQEKCAAAFREAYPTVDALVCRDLIEMKNAIDAVAATTTTEAQNIRVLVTGSMYLVGNVIGLLEPEGLL; this comes from the coding sequence ATGAggccgctcctcctccgacaCACCTCGGTCACATCGCTTTCCATCAAGCAcgccctcctcttcttccgcccAGCCTTGTCGCCCAGCCGTCTCATCGCCACCATGTCCTCCTCCAactcatcatcgtcaccatcatcatcacgaacctacgccgacgccctcgctctcctcAACACCCTCATCCCCAACCTCAAGATCCACGCCCTCTTCGGCTCCAAACCCAAAGACCCGGAACCTCAAGATGCTAccactactactactaccaccaccacctccaccacctccaccaACCCAAAACCCCCTCCCGCCGACCCGAacctcctcgccatccccgaGATGCGCGCCTGGCTCCTCCGCGCCGGCCTGACCCCGGACCGCCTCTCGACCCTCTCCTACATCCACGTCGCCGGCACAAAAGGGAAAGGCTCCGTCGCGGCCCTCACCACCtccgccctcctctcctccccctcccgctccgtcgccggccgcgtcggTACCTACACCTCCCCGCACCTCGTCACCCCGCGCGAGcgcatcgccatcgacggccgCCCCGTCGACCAggccctcttcgccgccgccttcttcgagCTCTGGGACGCCCTctccgccgcgcccgccgacgacgccctcgccatccccgCCGGCTCCAAGCCCTTCTACTTCCGCTTCctcaccctcctcgccctgcaCCTCTTCCTCCGCGAGGGCGTCCGCTCCGTCGTGCTCGAGtgcggcatcggcggcgagtACGACGCCAccaacgccgtcgtcctcccgcccgcctcctcctcctcctcctcctcctcctcctccggctTCAGTcccgtcaccgccgccgtcgtcacccagctcggcgtcgaccacgTCGCCATGCTCGGCGACACCCCCGAGGCCATCGCCTGGCACAAGGCCGGCGTCATGAAACCCGGCGTCGCCACCTTCACGAGGTgcctcgacgcccagcccgccgtcatggccgtcctccgcgcccgcgcccgcgagatcggcgccgagctggtcgaggtgcccgacgacgacgtccgcgCCTGGTCCGGCGTGCCGGGCGCCAAGCTGCCGGGCGGCGACTTCCAGAAGAGGAAccaggccctcgccgccctcgccgcgaCCCGCCACCTgcaggtcctcgaggcgcGAGGCGTAGACGCAGGAGCAGGACCGGGAGCGAAGACGGCaacggtgccgccgccgcctcggctcCGTGACATGTCCGAGACCATCGTCGACGGGCTGCGGGAGGCGACGTTGCGCGGTCGGCACGAGGTCATCGAGCGGGCCGGCGTGTCGTggcacctcgacggcgcccacAACGCCGACAGCCTTGCCGAGGTGGCGCGCTGGATGGCGCCCGTCGTGGCCGAACGCCGCCCGGACGCCGACTTCGTGCTCGTCTTCAACCAGCAAGAGCGCGACGCCTCGGCGCTCCTCCTGGGCCTCTTGAGGGAGATggaagccgccggcgtcgacgtccggTCGAGGCTGCGCAGCGCCGTCTTCACGAGGAACGACagggccggcgacgccgagaacgccgacgtcgccgtccaggAGAAGTGTGCCGCGGCATTCCGGGAGGCGTATCCTaccgtcgacgccctcgtctgCCGGGACCTGATCGAGATGAAGaacgccatcgacgccgtagccgccaccaccacgacggAGGCGCAGAACATCAGAGTCCTCGTCACGGGCAGCATGTATCTCGTCGGCAACGTCATCGGCCTGCTGGAGCCGGAAGGGCTACTGTGA
- a CDS encoding Folylpolyglutamate synthase, which translates to MLRTSIRSVRVLGHRPAAAVVGRQWQVAAARRRHFADDKKPDPSRPAALPTTETITSEKSEVPEVRFVEPSIPKEDVPLTPPTPNTVVPETEAAAPPPLSPADAAPKKKGFFRRLRNLVLTLAILGAVGFGGGVWYSRINDNFHDFFTEFVPFGEQAVLYFEEADFRKRFPNISNKLKGRDTGSQVNIPAQSGASWRVADNGEPASRQSSAVDKKASAKVIAVKEEQNNPVEKPKAATEAPKPTPVAAPEPVKEAKPAAAVKKEDAAGFKAPEVNEPSRFPPIAPIDPLKIEDATEPVVQDLVRMLNDIITVINADKAHGRYSPTISKAKGELSKVGSKIKAIKSSVEEKAASEVQAKVADFDKAANDLIARVESAMVVQETQWRKEFEEEMQKVKASYDERVKLVLEREKQLNEERLNNQLLEQALALKKEFVSEVQNHVEAEREGRLGKLDKLSTAVAELEKLTTGWNEVVDTNLRTQQLHVAVDAVRASLENATHPRPFTRELVALKEIAAEDPVVNAAIASINPSAYQRGLSNAAQLIDRFRIVANEVRKASLLPEEAGVASHASSYLLSKVMFKKQGLADGDDVESILTRTQTLLEEGNLDAAAREMNGLQGWAKTLSRDWLGEVRKVLEVQQALDDAVDALNTLQTPFAVIEARRKAGIRPDEASVKEMRAYLARVGYSIPDLDRLNVIHVAGTKGKGSTCAFTDSILARHRAASPSSVPRKVGLLISPHLIAVRERIRINGAPLSEALFARYFFEVWDRLGESRAEEDAVALGTRPIYSRYLTLVALHAFVREGCDVAILETGIGGEYDATNVVARPVATGITTLGIDHVFALGDTVGKIAWHKAGIMKRGSKAFSVEQVPEAQDVLEARAWEKGVEMETVVVDPRLEGVKIRPDATFQKRNASLAIRLAEAALERVDPDGFRRGDAAEKLPKAFVEGLEQVVWRGRCEVKDEGRVVWHVDGAHTTDSLRVAARWFADETAAKGRRGPRALVFNQQGRTEAIDFLDGVYEGVKRGDGSGAFDTVVFCTNVTYAQTGYKRDFVNHQYDAKAIEAMTVQRQFAERWAKLDPAADVRVVPTIEEALDLVRGVGEGVAEGESVQALVTGSLHLVGGALGILEGADAL; encoded by the exons ATGTTGCGAACATCGATTCGATCCGTGAGGGTGCTCGGCCACAGGCctgcggcggccgtcgttgGCCGCCAATGGCAGgtcgctgccgcccgccGGAGACACTTTgccgacgacaagaaacCTGACCCGTCCCGACCAGCCGCCCTGCCGACCACAGAGACCATCACGTCCGAGAAGAGCGAAGTCCCCGAGGTCCGGTTCGTCGAGCCGTCGATCCCGAAGGAAGACGTCCCCCTCACGCCCCCGACCCCGAACACCGTTGTCCCCGAGACAGAGGCTGCCGCGCCTCCGCCGCTGTCGCCCGCAGACGCTGccccgaagaagaagggcttCTTCCGCCGACTGAGGAACCTCGTCTTGACCCTTGCCATCCTCGGggccgtcggcttcggcggcggcgtgtgGTACTCGCGCATCAATGACAACTTCCACGACTTCTTCACCGAGTTTGTTCCCTTTGGCGAGCAGGCCGTCCTCTACTTCGAGGAGGCAGACTTCCGCAAGCGGTTCCCCAACATTTCGAACAAGCTCAAGGGAAGAGACACGGGCAGCCAGGTCAACATCCCCGCCCAGAGCGGCGCGTCCTGGCGGGTGGCCGACAACGGCGAGCCCGCCAGCCGCCAGTCGAGCGCCGTTGACAAAAAGGCCTCTGCCAAGGTCATCGCtgtcaaggaggagcagaacaACCCGGTCGAGAAGCccaaggcggcgacggaggcTCCCAAGCCCACACCCGTAGCCGCGCCCGAGCCCGTCAAGGAGGCTAAGCCTGCCGCCGCggtcaagaaggaggacgcGGCCGGATTCAAGGCGCCCGAGGTCAATGAGCCCTCGCGATTCCCCCCCATCGCGCCGATCGACCCTCTGAAGATCGAAGACGCGACCGAGCCGGTGGTTCAAGACCTTGTCCGCATGCTCAACGACATTATCACCGTCATCAACGCCGACAAGGCCCACGGCCGCTATTCCCCTACCAtctccaaggccaagggcgagcTGAGCAAGGTGGGCAGCAAGATTAAGGCCATCAAGTCAtcggtcgaggagaaggcggctTCCGAGGTGCAAGCCAAGGTTGCCGACTTTGACAAGGCCGCCAACGACCTCATCGCGCGTGTCGAGTCAGCCATGGTCGTGCAGGAGACGCAGTGGAGGAAGGAGTTTGAGGAGGAGATGCAAAAGGTCAAGGCGAGCTACGACGAGCGCGTCAAGCTCGTGCTGGAGCGCGAGAAGCAGCTTAACGAGGAGCGTCTTAACAACCAGCTGCTGGAGCAGGCGCTCGCCCTGAAGAAGGAGTTCGTCTCGGAGGTGCAGAACCACGTGGAGGCGGAGCGCGAGGGCCGGCTCGGCAAGCTGGACAAGCTGTCGACGGCCGTggcggagctcgagaagctcacCACGGGCTGGAACGAGGTGGTGGACACCAACCTCCGCACGCAGCAGCTCCATGTggccgtcgatgccgtccGCGCCAGCCTCGAGAACGCCACGCACCCCAGGCCCTTTACGCGCGAGCTCGTGGCCCTCAAGGAGATTGCGGCCGAGGACCCCGTCGTCAACGCAGCGATCGCGTCCATCAACCCGTCCGCCTACCAGCGCGGCCTCTCCAACGCGGCGCAGCTCATTGACCGGTTCCGGATAGTGGCCAACGAGGTGCGCAAGGcgtccctcctccccgaggaggcgggcgtCGCCAGCCACGCGTCGAGCTACCTCCTCAGCAAGGTCATGTTCAAGAAGCAGGGtctggccgacggcgacgacgttgagAGCATCCTGACGCGCACGCAGACGCTCCTGGAGGAGGGCAACCTGGACGCTGCCGCCCGTGAGATGAATGGTCTTCAGGGCTGGGCGAAGACGCTGAGCAGAGACTGGCTCGGCGAGGTGAGGAAGGTCCTCGAGGTTCAGCAAGCGCTTGAT GATGCCGTCGACGCATTGAACACACTGCAGACGCccttcgccgtcatcgaggcgAGGCGTAAGGCCGGCATCCGACCCGACGAGGCTTCGGTCAAGGAGATGCGCGCATACCTCGCGCGCGTTGGGTACTCG ATTcccgacctcgaccgcctcAACGTCATCcacgtcgccggcaccaagggcaagggcagcaCGTGTGCCTTCACCGACTCGATCCTCGCGCGCCATCGCGCCgcgtccccgtcgtccgtcCCGCGCAAGGTCGGCTTGCTCATCTCGCCGCACCTGATCGCCGTGCGCGAGCGCATCCGCATCAACGGCGCGCCACTCTCCGAGGCGCTCTTCGCGCGCTACTTCTTCGAGGTCTGGGACCGCCTGGGCGAGAGCCGGGCAGAGGAGGACGCCGTGGCGCTGGGCACGCGGCCCATCTACTCGCGATACCTGACCCTCGTGGCCTTGCACGCCTTCGTGCGGGAGGGGTGCGACGTGGCGATCCTCGAGACGGGCATTGGCGGCGAGTATGACGCGACTAACGTCGTGGCGCGGCCGGTGGCGACGGGCATCACGACGCTGGGCATCGACCACGTCTTTGCGCTCGGCGACACGGTCGGCAAGATCGCGTGGCACAAGGCGGGCATCATGAAGCGTGGTAGCAAGGCCTTTTCTGTCGAGCAGGTGCCGGAGGCGCAGGACGTGCTGGAAGCCAGGGCGTGGGAGAAGGGCGTCGAGATGGAGACTGTGGTCGTCGACCCGaggctcgagggcgtcaagatCCGGCCGGACGCAACGTTCCAGAAGAGAAACGCGAGCCTAGCCATCCggctcgccgaggcggcgctcgagAGGGTCGACCCGGACGGGTTCCGGCGTGGCGACGCTGCCGAGAAACTACCAAAGGCCTTTGTCGAAGGGTTGGAGCAGGTCGTCTGGCGTGGGCGGTGCGAGGTCAAGGACGAGGGCCGGGTCGTGTggcacgtcgacggcgcgcaCACTACGGACAGCCTGCGAGTGGCGGCGCGGTGGTTCGCCGACGAGACGGCGGCaaaggggagaagggggccGAGGGCGCTGGTGTTCAACCAGCAAGGTCGGACCGAGGCCATCGATTTCCTAGACGGTGTGTACGAGGGGGTCAAGAGAGGGGATGGGAGCGGCGCGTTCGACACGGTCGTGTTCTGCACGAATGTCACGTATGCCCAGACGGGGTACAAGCGGG ACTTTGTCAATCACCAGTACGAcgccaaggccatcgaggcgATGACGGTGCAGCGGCAGTTCGCGGAGCGGTGGGCGAAGCTggacccggcggccgacgtGCGCGTCGTGCCGACTAtcgaggaggcgctggacctcgtccgcggcgtgggcgagggcgtcgccgagggcgagagcGTGCAGGCCCTCGTGACGGGGAGCCTGCACCTCGTGGGCGGCGCGCTGGGGATTCTCGAGGGGGCGGACGCCCTGTAA